In one Balneolales bacterium ANBcel1 genomic region, the following are encoded:
- a CDS encoding MFS transporter → MPEQSGALEKAYEILTIDDERACRSIPDSACREVPGNFFLNTGNGALTKLAEQIASPSLVLPWLLGAMGAPSALAGFLVPLSRSGSLLPQLLVSSRIRRYARRKYFWVAAGYVQALALLLMIPLALLVGGLWGGIGVLLLLAIFSMASGVASVSFKDVMAKTIPKGKRGTLLSIRATAGGVLALGAGAWLMMAGGDDEPLWFYGALLAGAAMLWIVATTLFALIKEYPGATDGGRNAIAEAKKGWFLLREQPGFRNFVIARSLLLGVPLVVPFYSLFARDLGTGLSGLGLFVMANSLAMVLSSYFWGRLADRSSRHAMAFGGLIGAFAAFIVLVLGSAMGQGYTAWWLSAVIFITGFAQAGTRLGRKTYLVDAAPEDERPLYVAVSNTLVGILFLSSSVIGTFSGIIGVRGVIFMFALMMVAGSFFALRLPDSGSMVAESKS, encoded by the coding sequence TTGCCTGAACAGTCCGGTGCGCTTGAGAAGGCGTATGAAATTCTGACCATTGATGATGAGAGGGCTTGCCGGAGTATTCCGGACAGCGCCTGCCGCGAAGTTCCGGGAAACTTTTTCCTGAACACCGGTAATGGAGCGCTGACCAAATTGGCCGAACAGATTGCCAGTCCCTCGCTGGTTCTGCCCTGGCTGCTGGGTGCCATGGGTGCACCCTCTGCACTTGCCGGGTTTCTGGTTCCCCTGAGCAGGAGCGGTTCATTGCTTCCTCAACTGCTGGTCTCGTCACGTATCCGAAGATATGCCCGGCGTAAATATTTTTGGGTGGCCGCAGGCTATGTCCAGGCACTGGCTCTGCTTCTGATGATTCCGCTGGCTCTGTTAGTCGGCGGCCTTTGGGGCGGAATCGGGGTGTTGCTACTGCTTGCGATATTCAGCATGGCAAGCGGAGTGGCGTCGGTCAGTTTCAAGGATGTGATGGCAAAAACCATTCCCAAAGGCAAGCGTGGTACCCTGCTCTCCATCCGGGCAACCGCAGGCGGGGTTCTTGCTCTTGGTGCCGGTGCATGGTTGATGATGGCCGGAGGCGATGACGAACCCTTGTGGTTTTACGGAGCTCTGCTTGCCGGAGCCGCAATGTTATGGATTGTTGCGACTACATTATTTGCTCTGATCAAAGAGTACCCCGGCGCCACGGATGGTGGCCGTAATGCCATTGCCGAGGCAAAGAAGGGGTGGTTTCTGCTGAGAGAGCAACCGGGATTCCGCAATTTCGTGATCGCACGAAGTTTGCTGCTGGGCGTTCCTCTGGTCGTCCCGTTCTACTCTCTTTTTGCCAGAGACCTCGGAACCGGCCTCAGCGGCCTGGGCCTGTTTGTCATGGCGAACAGTCTTGCAATGGTTCTGAGCAGTTATTTCTGGGGACGCCTTGCCGACAGGTCCAGCAGACACGCGATGGCTTTTGGCGGCTTGATTGGTGCCTTTGCGGCGTTCATTGTTCTGGTTTTGGGAAGTGCTATGGGTCAGGGTTATACGGCTTGGTGGCTTTCAGCTGTCATTTTCATTACCGGTTTTGCCCAGGCGGGGACACGGCTTGGGCGCAAAACCTATCTGGTGGATGCCGCCCCTGAAGACGAACGTCCGCTGTATGTCGCGGTAAGTAACACCCTGGTAGGGATCCTTTTCCTGTCGTCGTCCGTCATCGGAACTTTTTCTGGAATTATCGGTGTCCGTGGAGTTATATTCATGTTCGCATTGATGATGGTCGCGGGCTCCTTTTTTGCATTGCGCCTGCCGGATTCAGGAAGTATGGTCGCTGAATCCAAATCATAA
- a CDS encoding porin family protein: MNEKIWTILAVTVLVLSLNLQPAKAQLFDYGIKGGVNASKLSGVDDSDYLSGFHFGAFVTIRPPMSPVAIQPELIYSRIGTEGYGLAGGETSLEIDYAQIPVLIKYYVPLPGPINPHIFAGPYVGFKVDSKWSVNEPVNGGDDSFMDDHIRDTDYGFTAGLGTEIDLMVSSIHLDFRYSHGIRSVFKGELDDGEQHRVFTLTAGFAF; this comes from the coding sequence ATGAATGAAAAAATTTGGACAATCCTGGCTGTAACCGTACTGGTTTTGTCGCTGAATCTGCAGCCGGCTAAGGCGCAGCTGTTTGATTATGGCATCAAGGGAGGGGTTAACGCATCCAAACTTTCGGGAGTAGACGATTCCGATTATTTGTCGGGATTTCATTTCGGCGCTTTTGTCACAATTCGTCCGCCCATGTCACCTGTAGCCATCCAGCCGGAACTGATTTACTCGAGAATCGGAACCGAAGGATATGGATTGGCAGGCGGGGAAACATCGCTTGAAATCGACTATGCCCAGATTCCGGTGCTTATAAAATACTATGTGCCGCTGCCCGGACCGATTAACCCCCATATCTTTGCCGGGCCCTATGTCGGCTTCAAGGTCGACAGCAAATGGTCTGTGAATGAGCCGGTAAATGGCGGTGACGATAGTTTCATGGATGATCATATCCGTGATACGGATTATGGGTTCACCGCCGGACTGGGTACGGAGATTGATCTGATGGTCAGCTCCATCCACCTGGATTTTCGCTATAGTCATGGCATACGCAGTGTATTCAAGGGCGAGCTGGACGATGGGGAGCAGCACCGGGTCTTTACACTGACCGCCGGCTTTGCGTTTTAG
- a CDS encoding two-component regulator propeller domain-containing protein, with protein MCSKGLRAKLVLAAAVFGAFFLGIGASCFAAYQDAFKDDLRFHHLTTSEGLSHPSVRAIYQDRSGFMWFGTNIGLTRYDGFEMTIYRNDAEDPYTIASNAVSVLLEDSRGYFWVGTQGGGLHLYDEARDRFLRIPDKSDDTHSLHNSTILSLNECSDGFIWIGTYDGIYMVKPDQSIEKLEFPSGAALSNPAVSSFEEDGQGRIWVGTQGGLNIIDRDREDITPHHHDPNWSGRISSDHIRTLYRDHHGTMWIGTQGGGLVFFDQERETFVPVAEDPRHPAFSGDEDIHTISEDNEGKLWIGTAQKGLIRMDSLRTRSVAFQYHPDDPYSVNEGVIYDVYESRDQILWVATQAGGVSYLDQGLYYFEHFSRGLGGRQNLSNNLVWSFAQDDAGDIWIATAGGLNRFDPVTGTFETLTHDPDNLQSIPADVLIHLHVNEEGLWMGTLANGVSLMDTESRTFRHFRHDPDDPYSLSHNDVFRVYEDSRGAMWFATNGGGANRLDPDRTRFTRYLADPADSNSIGNNDVRSFHECSRGEFWIGTYSGDLTRFDRETGLFHHYEINEGRRYRSSVIQDFREDRTGRLWLATRGGGLLLFDREERAVSRSYTIDDGLPGNMVHAILEDDQGLLWLSTNSGLARFNPERETFQHFDETAGVQRSDFYKASKLKDRNGYMYFGGYNGFNRFDPLKVELRDDHHPVIFADLQLFNRSLPIGGDSPLQEQINLLDTLVVSHDASMLTFRFSALNFSAVKGNHFAYILEGFDSDWNYIGSQRSATYTNLNPGTYRLRVMATNNDGIWPEEARELVLIVTPPFWRTAWFMAASLLFLVLALFTGYQLRVRAINIRNRKLRYQVAERTRKLRESNRTKDRILSIIAHDINNVAFGIVGFVELLNESVQNNNEEEIREYSGRLSHSTFQFQIMIRNLLNWSRSQSGRIDHHPETIGLSGIIEAHISNEASRAIGKSIQLYSTVSPEREVMVYADRNLLSVVLRNLINNAIKFTHENGRVEISAEEKEDCVEIVVSDNGVGMSPDQIDQVLNASIPTSTRGTNSEKGTGLGLAVVRDFIRINGGKLRIESQPGKGSRFFFTVPKPEKQAVSH; from the coding sequence ATGTGCAGCAAAGGACTCCGTGCGAAACTGGTTCTTGCTGCTGCTGTGTTTGGTGCATTTTTTTTGGGGATTGGGGCATCCTGTTTTGCGGCATATCAGGATGCGTTCAAAGATGATCTGAGGTTCCATCATCTTACCACGTCGGAAGGACTCTCCCACCCGTCGGTCAGGGCGATCTACCAGGACCGGTCCGGATTTATGTGGTTTGGTACCAACATCGGCCTTACCCGCTACGACGGGTTTGAAATGACCATTTACCGAAACGATGCCGAAGATCCCTACACTATCGCCAGCAATGCCGTTTCGGTTTTGCTGGAAGACTCCCGGGGGTATTTCTGGGTAGGAACCCAGGGGGGCGGCCTCCATCTGTATGACGAAGCCAGGGACCGGTTTTTGCGAATTCCCGACAAGAGTGATGATACTCATTCTTTGCACAATAGTACGATTCTGTCACTGAATGAATGTAGCGACGGCTTTATCTGGATCGGAACATACGATGGCATTTATATGGTTAAACCCGACCAGAGCATCGAAAAGCTGGAATTTCCCTCAGGAGCTGCTCTGTCTAACCCCGCCGTAAGCTCATTCGAAGAAGACGGGCAGGGGCGAATTTGGGTGGGAACCCAGGGAGGCCTTAATATTATCGATCGCGACCGTGAAGACATCACCCCGCATCATCATGATCCGAACTGGTCGGGCCGCATCTCCTCCGATCACATCAGAACTCTATACAGGGATCATCACGGTACTATGTGGATAGGTACCCAGGGAGGCGGCCTCGTCTTTTTCGATCAAGAGCGCGAGACATTTGTTCCGGTGGCAGAGGATCCCCGGCACCCGGCTTTTTCAGGTGACGAAGACATCCATACGATTTCCGAAGACAATGAAGGCAAATTATGGATTGGAACGGCACAAAAAGGGCTCATACGTATGGATTCGTTGCGAACCCGGTCTGTCGCTTTCCAATATCATCCAGATGACCCCTACAGTGTTAATGAGGGGGTTATCTACGATGTTTACGAAAGCCGTGACCAGATTCTCTGGGTTGCGACACAGGCAGGCGGTGTCAGTTACCTTGACCAGGGCCTGTACTATTTTGAGCACTTTTCCCGGGGGCTCGGAGGGAGGCAAAACCTCAGCAATAACCTGGTGTGGTCTTTTGCCCAGGATGATGCCGGTGATATCTGGATTGCCACGGCTGGAGGGCTGAACCGGTTTGATCCGGTGACCGGCACATTTGAAACCCTTACTCACGACCCCGATAACCTTCAATCAATTCCTGCAGATGTCCTGATTCATTTGCATGTGAATGAAGAGGGGCTTTGGATGGGTACCCTTGCAAATGGAGTCAGCCTGATGGACACGGAAAGCCGTACTTTCCGCCACTTTCGGCACGACCCCGACGATCCCTACAGCCTGAGCCATAATGATGTATTTCGAGTTTATGAAGACTCCCGGGGCGCCATGTGGTTCGCCACCAACGGCGGAGGAGCGAACCGGCTGGATCCGGATCGAACGCGTTTTACCCGGTACCTCGCCGATCCTGCCGATTCCAACAGTATCGGCAATAACGATGTCCGGTCGTTTCACGAGTGCAGCCGCGGAGAGTTCTGGATCGGCACCTATTCCGGCGACCTGACCCGCTTCGACCGGGAAACCGGCCTGTTTCACCACTATGAGATTAACGAGGGGCGGCGGTACAGAAGCAGTGTGATTCAGGATTTCCGGGAGGATCGAACCGGCAGGCTCTGGCTGGCCACCCGGGGAGGCGGTCTCCTTCTGTTTGACCGGGAAGAACGGGCCGTAAGCCGGTCGTATACGATTGATGACGGCCTGCCCGGAAACATGGTCCATGCCATTCTGGAAGATGATCAGGGGCTGTTATGGCTGAGTACCAACAGCGGCCTGGCCCGGTTTAACCCCGAAAGGGAAACGTTTCAGCATTTTGATGAGACCGCCGGTGTGCAAAGGAGTGATTTCTACAAGGCATCCAAACTGAAAGATCGAAACGGCTACATGTACTTCGGCGGATACAACGGTTTCAATCGATTCGATCCCCTTAAAGTGGAGCTCCGCGATGATCACCATCCTGTAATTTTTGCCGATTTACAACTGTTCAACCGCTCCCTTCCCATTGGCGGAGACTCCCCGCTTCAGGAGCAGATCAACCTCCTTGATACGCTGGTAGTTTCTCACGATGCCTCTATGCTCACGTTCCGGTTTTCGGCCCTCAATTTCAGTGCGGTAAAAGGCAACCATTTTGCCTACATCCTGGAGGGCTTCGACAGTGACTGGAACTATATCGGGAGTCAGAGATCGGCTACCTATACGAACCTTAACCCGGGTACCTACCGCCTGCGCGTGATGGCAACCAACAACGACGGCATCTGGCCGGAGGAGGCCCGCGAGCTGGTGCTCATCGTGACGCCGCCCTTCTGGCGTACCGCATGGTTTATGGCCGCTTCCCTGCTGTTCCTTGTGCTGGCTCTGTTTACCGGTTATCAACTGAGGGTGCGCGCCATCAATATTAGAAACCGCAAACTGCGCTATCAGGTGGCGGAACGGACCCGCAAACTGCGGGAGTCCAACCGTACCAAAGACAGAATACTGTCAATTATCGCACATGACATCAATAACGTAGCCTTCGGGATCGTGGGATTTGTGGAACTGCTTAACGAGAGCGTTCAGAATAACAATGAAGAGGAGATCAGAGAGTATTCCGGACGCCTGAGTCATTCGACCTTCCAGTTTCAGATCATGATCCGGAACCTGCTCAACTGGTCGAGGTCGCAATCCGGCCGCATCGATCATCATCCGGAAACAATCGGCCTTTCCGGCATTATAGAGGCTCATATCAGTAATGAAGCATCCAGGGCAATCGGGAAGTCCATCCAGCTCTATTCAACGGTGAGCCCGGAGCGCGAAGTGATGGTGTACGCCGATCGCAACCTGCTTTCGGTAGTATTGCGAAACCTGATTAATAACGCGATCAAATTCACCCACGAAAACGGGAGGGTTGAAATCTCGGCGGAAGAGAAGGAGGACTGTGTGGAAATTGTGGTTTCGGATAATGGAGTCGGTATGAGCCCCGATCAGATCGATCAGGTGTTGAATGCCTCCATACCGACCTCAACCAGGGGCACCAACAGTGAAAAAGGAACCGGACTGGGGCTGGCCGTAGTGAGAGATTTTATCCGCATTAACGGGGGAAAGCTTCGCATCGAGAGCCAGCCTGGGAAAGGAAGCCGCTTCTTTTT